The following proteins are co-located in the Sardina pilchardus chromosome 24, fSarPil1.1, whole genome shotgun sequence genome:
- the LOC134072568 gene encoding cytochrome P450 3A27-like, which produces MLPSFSMETWTLIVLLLTLLIIYGTWPYGHFKNMGIPGPRPWPFVGSFGSMIMKGFHVFDQQCFQKYGRMWGIFEGRLPVLMVTDTEAIKAVMVKEFYTAFTNRRRDVLAGSLSDAITSVEDEKWKRIRTSLSPTFTSGRIKEVFPIVAEYANRLIEYLKKQNLNEPIIIKDMFGLYNIDVLTSTSFSVEADSINNPNDPFVANVKKLMDFSLFNPVFLISIVCPSLVPLMDKIGISFLSPSLMDYFYGTLRKIKEQHGEDANRRVDFLRVMMRSQISNEEAEKSSEDQPIKGLTEHEILSQSFLFILAGYDTTGNTLSFLAYSIATNPDAQSKLIEEIDSVFPNNAPVTYEKLTHLEYLDMVICESQRMWPATPRIERMCKQTVVINGVTIPEGTLVSVPVPVLHNDPELWPSPEVFKPERFSKDNKESIDPYAYLPFGVGPRNCIGMRFALMMVKVIMVQLLQNFKLETCKETLIPMELDGIFRPKKPIMLKLVPRSHLRTEE; this is translated from the exons ATGTTGCCTTCATTTTCCATGGAGACGTGGACTCTCATAGTTTTGCTTTTAACGCTCTTAATAAT ATATGGGACATGGCCTTATGGACATTTCAAAAACATGGGCATCCCAGGACCTCGGCCTTGGCCATTCGTGGGGTCATTTGGATCAATGATAATGAAA GGTTTCCACGTCTTTGACCAACAGTGTTTCCAAAAATATGGAAGAATGTGGGG GATCTTTGAGGGCAGATTACCTGTGCTGATGGTTACAGATACTGAGGCGATAAAGGCCGTTATGGTCAAGGAGTTTTACACGGCCTTCACCAATAGAAGG AGAGACGTTCTAGCTGGATCCCTTTCTGATGCAATAACCTCTGTTGAGGACGAAAAGTGGAAGAGAATCCGAACTAGTCTCTCTCCAACGTTTACAAGTGGACGAATCAAAGAG GTGTTTCCTATTGTTGCAGAATATGCAAACCGTTTAATAGAGTATTTGAAAAAGCAAAACTTAAATGAACCAATTATCATCAAAGA CATGTTTGGTTTATACAATATCGATGTTCTGACCAGCACTTCATTCAGTGTAGAGGCGGACTCCATCAACAACCCTAATGATCCCTTTGTTGCAAATGTAAAGAAACTGATGGATTTTAGCCTTTTCAATCCAGTCTTTCTTATTTCCA ttGTCTGTCCTTCATTGGTTCCGCTTATGGACAAAATTGGCATCAGttttctctcaccatctctaATGGACTACTTCTACGGTACTCTTCGAAAGATTAAGGAGCAGCATGGAGAGGATGCCAAT AGGAGAGTGGACTTCCTGCGAGTCATGATGCGCTCCCAAATCTCAAACGAGGAAGCTGAGAAAAGCAGTGAGGATCAACCTATTAAAG GATTGACAGAACATGAAATACTCTCCCAGTCATTTCTCTTCATCCTGGCTGGGTATGACACTACTGGCAACACTCTTAGTTTTCTTGCCTACAGTATTGCAACAAATCCAGATGCTCAAAGCAAGCTCATAGAGGAGATTGATTCAGTGTTTCCAAACAAT GCACCTGTCACCTATGAAAAGCTAACGCACCTTGAGTATCTGGATATGGTCATATGTGAATCTCAGCGAATGTGGCCAGCTACTCCACGTATAGAAAGGATGTGCAAACAGACGGTGGTGATAAATGGAGTCACAATCCCCGAAGGCACTCTGGTTTCTGTTCCTGTGCCTGTATTGCACAATGACCCAGAGCTGTGGCCTTCCCCTGAGGTTTTCAAACCAGAAAG GTTCAGCAAAGACAATAAGGAGAGCATTGATCCATATGCTTACCTTCCCTTTGGTGTTGGACCTCGCAATTGCATTGGAATGAGATTTGCTCTTATGATGGTGAAAGTGATTATGGTACAGCTGCTCCAAAACTTCAAACTGGAGACATGCAAAGAGACTTTG ATACCTATGGAACTGGATGGGATTTTTCGACCAAAAAAGCCTATAATGCTCAAGCTTGTACCACGATCTCATTTAAGGACTGAGGAATGA